Part of the Azospirillum formosense genome is shown below.
GCGCCCCTGCCCGGCTACCCCAACCCCTACGTCGATCTGCCCATCCTGACGCCCTTCGCGCGCAAGCCGGCCGGCGCGCCGCCGACGGAGCTGAGCCGCAACCACGTCAACATCCTGACCAGCGACGTGATCGTCGTCCTGCCGGGCCGCCACGGCACCCTGGACGAGGTCCGGCTGGCCCTGCGCTTCGGAAAGCCTATGATCGGTTTCGGACCGGAGCTTGACTTTCGGGCCATGCCCGCCGAATTGCGAACAACCGGCGACTTCGGAACGGTCACGGCCTTCATCGCGGACACCCTGTCCCGCCGCTGACCCTCCGTTCCCGAAGGGCGCCACCTGTGGCAGGATGGCGGGCATGGATGCGCAAGGGATTCTCGACCTCAGCCGCTGGATCGCGGAGGCCGGGCTGCGGGGGGTGCCGGAGACGGACCTCATCGGCGGCTTCTGCGAGCGGCTGGTCGCGGCGGGCGTGCCGCTGACCCGGACGGTGGTCGGGGCGGACACGCTGCACCCGACCATCGCCGGCCATGTCGTCACCTGGGACAGCAGCGGCCGCAACGCCGCCGAGGTGCGCCGGACCGAATATGGCGGCGACGGCAGCGATCCCGACATCGACGAGAAATGGCTGCGCAGCCCCTTCCACCGGCTCTACACCTCCGGCGAGACGATGCTGCGGCTGCGGCTGACCGACGTCGCGGAGGGCGGCGAGTTTCCGATCGTGGACGAGCTGCGGGCGCAGGGAGCCACCGACTACATGGCCATCGTCAACCGCCTCGGCCCCCGCGCCGCCATCGGGGAGCTGGACTGCATCTTCTCCTCCTGGGTGTCGCACCACCCGGACGGCTTCAGCGACGCCCAGCGCGACGCCCTGCTCACCCTCACCGGCAGTCTGGCGCTGGCGCTGCGCGGCCACGCCATGGCCCACATCGCCAACACGCTGGCCGAGACCTATCTGGGGCGGGACGCCGGCCATCGCGTGCTGCGCGGCCACATCCGCCGCGGCGTCGCCGAGGAGCTTGACGCCGTGCTGTGGTTCAGCGACCTCCAGGGCTTCACCCGCATCACCGACACCGCCGCCCCGGAAACCATCCTGCCGCTGCTGAACGACTACGCGGAGCTGGTGGTGACGGCCATCCACCGGCACCACGG
Proteins encoded:
- a CDS encoding DNA-binding protein, with the protein product MAIIGVMGSGQEEWADYAEPLGAWIAGAGHDLLTGGGGGVMRSAARAFHGTPGRRGRSIGILPSEPDPIRGHAPLPGYPNPYVDLPILTPFARKPAGAPPTELSRNHVNILTSDVIVVLPGRHGTLDEVRLALRFGKPMIGFGPELDFRAMPAELRTTGDFGTVTAFIADTLSRR
- a CDS encoding adenylate/guanylate cyclase domain-containing protein; this translates as MDAQGILDLSRWIAEAGLRGVPETDLIGGFCERLVAAGVPLTRTVVGADTLHPTIAGHVVTWDSSGRNAAEVRRTEYGGDGSDPDIDEKWLRSPFHRLYTSGETMLRLRLTDVAEGGEFPIVDELRAQGATDYMAIVNRLGPRAAIGELDCIFSSWVSHHPDGFSDAQRDALLTLTGSLALALRGHAMAHIANTLAETYLGRDAGHRVLRGHIRRGVAEELDAVLWFSDLQGFTRITDTAAPETILPLLNDYAELVVTAIHRHHGQVLKFIGDGILAVFDRSSAEDACRAALDAAEEARERCKELNSRRSAAGLPVTRFYLGLHQGKVFYGNIGGVDRLDFTVVGPAVNEASRIAAMCRSLDQDILLSSAFTESAPECRERLISVGRYLLRGVGRPQELYTLDPEASGSA